One part of the Neoarius graeffei isolate fNeoGra1 chromosome 2, fNeoGra1.pri, whole genome shotgun sequence genome encodes these proteins:
- the smyd2b gene encoding N-lysine methyltransferase SMYD2-B produces the protein MAAEGTEGLERFESPGKGRGLRVNKAYRVGELLFVCPAYSHVLSVSERSYTCEHCFTRKEGLSKCGKCKKAFYCNVECQRGDWAMHKLECSAMCSFGESWCPSETVRLVARIITRMKVQKEKSASEKLLLLKDLESNLDKLDNEKREMNEADIAELHHFYSKHLDFPDHQALLTLFAQVHCNGFTVEDEELSHVGSAVFPDVALMNHSCCPNVIVTYRGTSAEVRAVKDISPGEEIYTSYIDLLYPTEDRMERLRDSYYFTCDCIECKTKSKDKVKLKLRKVNGNEPRSGEIREMLHYARNAIEDFRRAKQEKTPAELLEICEASMDKMGSIFDNTNVYVLHMMYQAMGVCMYMEDYDGAVTYGEKVIKPFRQLYPAYSLNVASMYLKLGRLYVALDRPSAGSTALKKALAIMEVVHGKDHVYVKELQKEISTHQK, from the exons ATGGCCGCGGAGGGGACTGAGGGACTGGAGCGGTTCGAGAGCCCCGGTAAAGGCAGGGGGCTGCGCGTGAATAAAGCGTACCGGGTGGGCGAGCTGCTCTTCGTCTGTCCCGCTTACTCGCACGTGCTGTCCGTGAGCGAGCGCAGCTACACGTGCGAGCACTGCTTCACGAG GAAAGAGGGTCTTTCAAAATGTGGAAAATGCAAGAAAGCTTTCTACTGCAACGTAGAATGTCAG AGAGGCGACTGGGCAATGCACAAACTGGAATGCTCAGCGATGTGTTCGTTCGGGGAGAGCTGGTGTCCGTCAGAGACCGTCCGTCTGGTGGCTCGGATTATCACCCGCATG AAAGTTCAGAAAGAGAAAAGTGCATCAGAGAAACTGCTCCTGTTAAAGGATCTTGAGTCCA ACCTGGACAAGCTGGATAATGAGAAAAGGGAGATGAATGAGGCGGACATAGCCGAACTGCATCACTTCTACTCCAAACATCTGGATTTCCCTGATCACCAGGCTCTGCTTACTCTGTTTGCTCAG gtgcactGTAACGGTTTCACAGTGGAAGACGAGGAGCTCTCTCACGTCGGATCAGCGGTGTTTCCAGA TGTTGCGCTGATGAATCACAGCTGCTGCCCGAACGTCATCGTCACCTACAGAGGAACCTCAGCAGAGGTGCGAGCTGTGAAGGATATCAGCCCTGGAGAGGAG atatACACCAGCTACATCGACTTGCTTTACCCAACAGAAGACAGAATGGAGAGACTCAGGGATTCGTACTACTTTACCTGTGACTGCATAGAGTGCAAAACCAAATCCAAG GACAAGGTAAAACTGAAGCTGAGAAAGGTGAATGGTAATGAACCGCGCTCAGGGGAGATCAGGGAAATGCTTCACTACGCACGAAACGCCATCGAAGACTTCCGCCGAGCCAAGCAGGAGAAGA CCCCTGCAGAGCTGCTGGAGATATGTGAGGCCAGCATGGACAAAATGGGCTCCATATTCGACAACACCAATGTCTACGTGCTGCACATGATGTACCAGGCCATGGGAGTGTGTATGTACATGGAGGATTATGATGGCGCCGTGACCTATGGAGAGAAAGTCATAAAGCCGTTCAG GCAGCTGTATCCAGCCTACTCCCTGAACGTCGCCTCTATGTATCTGAAGCTGGGGCGACTCTACGTGGCTCTAGACCGACCGTCTGCAGGATCCACCGCCCTGAAAAAG GCTTTGGCTA